Sequence from the Candidatus Aminicenantes bacterium genome:
ATGAAGTAGCGGAAGGCGTCGCGCGAGCCGTTCTTCTCCCACATCGGAACCGGGAAGTTCTGGCCGCGGTAGCGGGATCGCGGCCCGTCGTTGAGGTACACGATATCGTTCATCCGCCAGACATAGTTCAGGACCGAATCCGCCAGCCCGTCGTAAAACGAGGGCAGGAAGCTCGGGCACTCGCCCATGGTGAAGAGCGAGTTGTTCTTGCGCAGGGCTTCGCCCACCATGTCCATGTTGATGTTGACCGAGAGCTTCGCGGCCAAGTCGGGGTTGTGCTTGATGAATTCGTTGGTGCCGGAGATTTCGTTGGGCCAGAGGAAGTGGATCGTCCGCCGGGGCTGGGGCAGCGCGCCGGACTTGACGAGGTCGGTCAGGGCGCGCAGGATCTCGAGCTGGGTGGCGACGCCGCCCATCGAGTCGTTGGCGCCGCGCTTGAGATAACCCTCGTAAAGATGCGAGGTGAAGATGACGCCTTTCTTGTCGGGCTCGGTCCCCGGGATCCAGGCGTGGATCATCTCGAATCGATCAGGGAACTTCTCGACTTTGGCCGAGGCCCGCAAGACGATCTTGCGGTTTAGCTCTACGTCCTCCAGCAGCTCGGACCACTGCCGCCAAGAGACGGCCAAGCCGATCTTGATGTTTTTGGACTGATCGATCGAGACGCCCGAATAAATAACCTGGTCGGGGTCGAGGTAACGATCTTGGGCGCTGAAGGTGATGACGCCGACCACACCCGCCGCGTCCAGGGCCGTGGTCATGTCGGGCGTCAGGCCCCAGACAAGCGCCAGCTTGCCTTTGTACGCGTCCTGGGATCCGGCCTCGCGGATCTTTTTGGCCTCGTCGGGCGTGAGCGCCGGAACATAAATGAGCTCGCCGGAGACATCGCAGGTTTTGGAGCCGCGCGAGACGAGCGCGGCGTCGGCCCCGATCCGGGCCAGCAGGCGCTTCTCGGGTTCGAGGGTCCAGAGCTCGCCCTCCAACGGGTAGTCGAATGTGGCGCCGGGAGTCGCCGGCGGATATTTCTCGATCTTGACGGTGTCGATGCCGTAGCCGCGGACGAGGTCGTGCAGGATGAGAGTTTCGGACATGGTGTCCTTGAGCTCTTTGACGTCGCGGACCCAGGGCGCGCCCGCCAGCCGCATCAGGTTGTTGAAGGCCATCTGGCCCGAGACCTCGTTGGCCAAGAGCGTCAGAATCTCCTGCGGCAGCGGCGTCTTGATGGCCTGGCCGGTCCGGGTCATGGCGGGCGGCCGGCTTTGGCTCGCGGCTGCGGCGCCCGGCTTGGCCGGGGCGGCGGGGGGCAAGGCCTGGCCGGCCCAGCCGAAGGCTGCAAGAGCGGCGACCATCGCCAGCCAAAGGGCCGGGATTCCATGGAACGGGGAGCGGGAGGGGGCGCGGAGTCGGGTCATGGCATCTCCAGTTTTAGGCAAAGAATAGGAAGGAGTATACGCGCTTTCCGAGTCCCCGGGAAGCGGCGCCGAGCCAACCGGGGCAAATTGACAAACATTCAATCCCAATATAGATTATGGACAAGGAAAAGGGAGCTGAAAAGCCCCCCGTTTCCGATGTTTTATCTCGCTGGGAGGATTTATGAAGAAGGTATTGAGGGCTGTCCTGTTCCTGGCGGTCGCGGCCGCGCTGGTGGCTGTTCCCGCCCAAGCCCAGATGAAGCTGGATTTCTCCTTATTCGGCGGTTACGGCTTCAACATGTCGTTCGCCTCCACCGTGACCACCACATCCGCCTTCTCGTCGGGCACGGCCGGATACTGGGATGCCTGGCAGCCCTTTTTCCACGATCCCGTCCTCGAGCTTAAAGCCGGCCCCAGCTTCGGCGGCCGGGTCACCCTTTGGTTCACCCCGATGATCGGGTTCGAGGGCAGCTTCGAGTACTCCCTGGCCAAGCCCCGCTTCAACGAAGTCAACGTGGCCGATCTGGAAGCCCAGATGGACGACATCGGGTATACCAGCTACTTCACCATAACGCCGGAGGGCGGGCATCTGATGAAGTTCTACGGCAACATTATCTTCAACCTGATGCCCAGCGCGCAGTTCAGCCCCTACCTCACGGCGGGAATCGGCTCGACGTCCTACACCATCGAGCCGGCCATCAACATCACTCATTCCGGATATTCGGAACTGATGAATTTGTCATACGACAACGCTTCGGCCCTGACCTTCAACGGCGGCGCCGGGTTCAACTATTGGTTCAGCCCGATGATCGGACTCCGGGTCGATGCCCGCATGTTCTTCGCCTCGCCGAAGTTCCTCCAGAACTACGACTATAAAATATTCGGCAGCGTCGACTGGCCCACCGACAATTACGTCACCCAGAGCGGCTCGCACATGGACGCGGTCATCACCGTGGGGCTCGTCATCCGGGTGATGTAAGCCCTGACGGCCTCCCGCCCTCCCTCCGGCCGCTGGCGCGGCCGGGGGGAGGGCTGAGTATTGACTCGACGATCTTTTCGCTCACTGGGGAATCCATGAACAAGGCGCTGAGCACGGGACTGTTCCTCTCGATGGCCTTCGCGCTGACAGCCGTCCCCGCCTGGGCCCAAATCCGGCTGGAAATTACGGGATTCGGCGGCTACGGGTTCAACCTAGCCTTTCCATCCTCGGTTGCCGTTGACTCCGCATTCGCCTCGGGCACGGCCGGCTACGACGATGCCTGGCGGCCCTTCTTCCACGACCCCGTCCTCGAACTTGGCGCCGGCGCCGGCTTCGGCGCCCGGGTCGCCCTCTGGTTCGGCCTGATCGGGTTCGAGGGCAGCTTCGAGTCCTCCTTGGCCCAACCCCGTTTCCATGAAGCGAGCGTGAGCGCTCTCGAAGCCCGGATGCAATCGACCGGGTATACCCCCTATTTCACGATGGTTGCGAACGGCGGGCAAATGATGAAGTTCTACGGAAACCTCATCTTTTACGTGCTGCCGAGCGAGGTGCTCCGACCCTATCTCACGGCAGGAATCGGCTCGACGTCCTACACCATCGAACCCTCCATCAGCATCAACCGGCCCTCGTATGCGGAAGAGATGGATCTCTGGTACGCCGGCTCTTCGGCGCTGACGATCAACGGCGGCGGAGGCTTCAGCTTTTGGTTCACGCCCGTAATCGGGTTGCGGGTCGACGCGCGCTTTTTTTACGGCTTGCCGACCTTCCGCCAGACCTATTTCTATAAAACCTCCGGAGACATCCAGTGGCACACGGACAGCTATGTCACCCAGAGCGGCCCGCACATAGACGCCGTCATCGCGGTGGGCCTCATCGCTCGAATATTGTAACGAGGAAATAGATAGGGGGACACCATACATAACCCCCTATCTCGCCTTCCTAGGCACATCTCATTCTGCGCAGGCGCTTCGGACACGGGGCCGATCGAAACATGGGAGATCGGGGGTTACGTATGGTGTCCCCCTATTTTGAGGACGGTGTTCCAGTTGCGGAAGGTCGCGGCGACGCCGAGCTTGGCCTCGATAAGATCATTCGGGGAGCCGTAGCGGCCGATCACCCGGCGCCGGATCAGGAACGCCTCGCGCCCTTCGACCGAGAATAGCTCCAGCCCGTCCTTGGCCGAGACGATGGGCAGATCGTAGCCGGCTTTCGGCTTCCTAGCCAGGAAGGCGACATAGTATTCAATGGCGCGGCCGGACGCCTCATCCCCAAACGGATCCCGCTGGACGAGCTTTTCGATCTCGCGGCGGGTCCTGAGCATGACCATCGTCCCGAGGCCCAGCTTATCGCGCAGATGGCCTTCGATCCTCGCGGTCATGGCTTCGCCCGCCGCGGCCGGCTCCCCCGCCTCGAAGACCACGTTGCCGCTGGCGAGGAGAGTCCGGACATTCTCGAATCCCAGGGCCATAAAGGCCCGCCGCAGGCTCTCCATCTTCAGGGTCGCATGCCCCCCGACGTTGACGGCCCGCAAGAACGCGACGTATCGGGTCATGAGTATCCTCGTACGAATTGGTTCCAGAACTATAGCGCCGGACTCCGGGGCGGTCAACCGCGCTGTCCGCCTTTGATTGAATCCCGCCTGGACCGGGGGTATGATACGTCCCGATGATGGCCGATATCGGAAAGCTCAATACCCTGAAGATCGCCAAGGCGGTCGATTTCGGGATCTATCTCGACGGCGGCGTCCTGGGCGAGATCCTACTGCCCAAGCGCTACATCCCGGCCGGCGCGAAGGTCGGCGACCGGATCGAAGTCTTTCTCTATTTCGACTCGGACGACCGCCTGATCGCCACGACCGAGAAGCCCCTGGCCATGGTCGGCGATTTCGCCTACCTTAAGGTCAAGGCCGTCAACGCGGTCGGCGCCTTCCTCGACTGGGGCCTATCCAAGGATCTCCTGGTCCCGTTTCGGGAACAGCATCGCCCCCAGATGCGAGAGGGGCACGGATATTGCGTCTTCCTATATCTGGACGCCGCCAGCCGCCGCATCGCGGCCTCGGCCAAATTGAGTAAATTTCTCAACACCCTGCCGGTCCCGTTCGTCGTCGGCCAGGAGGTCGGCCTCCTCATCTACGAGAAGACCGAGCTGGGCTACAAGGCCATCGTCGAAAATTCCCACTCCGGCGTGTTGTACAAGAACGAGGTCTTCCGCGATCTCGCCCTGGGCCAGCGCATCCGCGGCTATATCCATAAGATCCGCGAGGACGGCAAGATCGACCTGCGCCTGGACAAGCCCGGCTACGGCAAAGTCGGGTATTTGACCGAAGCGATTCTAAAACAGATCGCCGACCACGGGGGATTTCTCGAGGTCACCGACCGCTCGTCTCCCGCAGAGATTGCGGCCCTCTTCGGGGCAAGCAAGAAGGCCTTCAAAATGGCCGTCGGCGCGCTTTACAAGCAGCGACTGATCACGATCGAAGCGAATGGACTGCGATTAGTCTGAGGGGACCTCGCTCAGCGTTGCTTTTCAGTACCATTTCGAGATCGTGAAGTCGTGGTGGTGGGCGCTGGTATCGCCCGTGGTCACCGTGACCGGCGTGCCCGCCAGGACGTTTTGCAGGTCGGCCTGGGTCATCGTAAAAGTATGGGTGTGACCATTGGTCGATCCCGTCTGCCGGCTAATGCCGGTCGTCGGCGGGGCATCAACCTCGGTCTTCTGGACCACGAACGTATGGGAATGGCTGTCGGTAGTCGACGACGTGAAGGTGTGCGAGTCGACGGTGTTGGTAGGCGTCGTCGAGCTCTTGCAGGATGCGGCTACCCCCGCGACGGCCGTCACCAACGCCCCCGCCCCGAACATCTTCAGGAATTCGCTTCTCTTCATTTTCTGCCTCCTTGGCGATGGACGACAGCCGGCTTGCCCGGCCGCTAATCCCTAGTATTTACCTAGACAATATAGGGTTTAAAATCGCCGTTGTCAACATCTCCCGACAACCTTTTGCCCGGATTTCTCGTCCTGTCTGGAGAAGCCCCTGAACTAACCGGAGGAATTCGTGAAACATCAAAAAGCCTTCGCGGCGATCGCCGTCGCCGCCGCCCTCACCCTCGGACTGGCCTTTACCGTCGTCCAGGCCCAAGACAAGGACGATTCGCGCCGTGAAGTGAAGATCAGCGTCAAAAAGGACTTGGCCAAGATGGAGCGCGACCTCGAGCGCGCCATTGAACAGATCGAGTCCGTGCGGGGCTTGCGGGTCAAAATCCGCGGGCCGAAGAACTTCCGGTTGGACGTGAACCTCAGCGGCCTGGGCTCGATGCTGCGCGGCCTGGAAAAGCTGGGCCGGGAATTCGACGGCGAGCGCCATCGCCCCCTGACCCGATCCGAGAAGCGCCAGCTCCGCCGGGCCCTGAAAAAGCTCGAGGATCTCGACATCGACCTGGACTTCGATATCGACTTCGATATCGACATCCGCTGAAATAGGGAATTACCGTATGGTGCCCTATCGTTCTATCGAATGATGGGGCTGCTAGGGCCTGTCCCCCTGTTTCTTCAAAGGATCCCGAGGCGGCCCAAAATCTCCGCGGCCAGCACGCCTCGCTTGGCGCGGACCTCATCAAATGTCTTGCCGTCCATGTTGAGGGCGAAGGTATAGGCGCGGCCGTCTTTCTCGACAAAGCCGACGTACCAGCCGAAAGCCTTTTCGCCCAAGAAACCGCCGCCCGTCTTGACGCCCAGGCTCTTCCCGTCGCCGGTTTCCTTGATCATGATGCCTTTGACGATGTCGACCGTCCGCCGCGAGAACGCCAGCTCGCCGCGCAACAGGCGCGCTAGGAAATTCGCCTGCTCGTCGGCGGAGATCTTGAGGCTCCCCGTCAGCCAGAATACGTCGAGCCCGTCCGAGATGTCGCCGTTCCCGTAGCCGATCTTGCCCATGAACGAAGTCATCCTCTCGAGCCCGATCCGCCGGGCCAGCTCCCGGAAGTACCAAACCACGGAGTTTTTAAAGGCCGAGCGCAGGGTATGATCGCGGAGCCATTCGGTGAAGCCGTTCTTGATCCATTCGTCCTTTTCGGGGTATTTCGCGGGATCGAAAGGGATCAGCAGATCGGCGTCCTTGGCGACCCCGGTTTCCAGGGCGATAAGCGAATTGACGATCTTGAAGCTCGAAAACGGGGGCAAGCGCTCGGCGCAGCGCTTGGCGTTGTAGCGGGCGTATTGGCCGGCCTGCAGATCATAAATGACAAAGGCGCCGTCGATGCCGGCAAAGAGCGGGCCGATCGTTGGGCTCAGATCGGCCGGCAGTGAAATCGGCTTGGTTTGAGGGGCGGCTAAAAGGCCGCAGGTGAATATGGAGATGATTGCCGCAATCGCGAAACACGCTCTTTTTTTCATGATCGGCTCCCGCGACAAGAAATAGGGGGACGGGCTCGGCAGCCCTAATAATAGGGGTACAGTATACGTAAATCCCTATTTTCCGGAATCCCTAGCCGCGCAGAAATAGGGATTTACGTATACTGTACCCGTATTCTTTCTTCTATTTCCCGGCCAGGGCGACGTCGATCGCCTGCTTGAGGAGCATCTTGCCGCTGGCCGAGTAGACGAGCAGCTCGAACCCGGTCGGATTCTGTATGCTGCGCGGGTCGAGCTGGATCTTGGCCGGGCCGGAGCCGAACATGCCCCGGCCGAACCGGCCCAGGTCGGCCAGCCGCTTGCCGTTCTGCGCCAGCTCGATGCGCACCGATTCCAGCCCCTCCATCTCCAGCTCGATGGCCCGCGGGTCGAAGAAGTAGCCCTGGGGCAAGTCGGGAATCTTCGGAAGCTCGATCTTGCGGCGCAGGAATTCGCGCTTGAAGTCGAGCAGGAAGATCGTGACGTTCGGCCCGGTCGAGTCGTTGTATTCCTGGCTTTCGATCGTGATCTCGTAGGTCCCAGGCGGGAGCCATGTGCCGTCGGACTTCTGGCCCGCCGCCCAGACGAACTGGCCGCTGACGATGGGGACGGGATTGGCGATCTGGGCGATGGGACTGCCGCCCCCGGTCGATTTGGCATAGGGAATGCCGTGCTGCGCCGGATGCGTATCGTAATAGGCCGAGTGCGTCCATTGTACGGTCACGGAGTTGCCCCTCCGGATCAGCACGCCGTCGGCCGGAGCAGTGATGTTAAAGGTAGGCGATTGGGCGACAGCCACACCCGCCGCAATGGCGAGTCCCAGAAATGCGGAGATGGCGATTTTCTTCATGCTCTCCTCCGGATGGCCGAATCTTTATTTGCCGTGATTATGACAGAATAATTAGGGGGACACCATACATAACCCCCTAATTCGGGAATATTTGGGGAGTCGGGGATCGGGGGTTACGTACACTGCCCTCGTTTCTATAAAAACGAGGGCTGCCGAGCCCGTCCCCCTATTTTTGCCGGAACAGCTTCAACAGCTCCGCTACCTCGCCGGCCTTGGGCTTCTTATTCCGGGCCGTCCGCAGGAAGATCGAGATGTTTTCGGCGACCCGATCATTCGCCAGCAGCTCCGTCGGCATGTGGCTGATGGCGGCCAAATCGAGCATGGTTTTATAAGCCTCGGAATCCTTCGGGACAGCCAGCACGCTGGCGACGTCGTTGATCTGCTGCCTCGTTTTCGGCGGCGGCAGGATGCCCCGCTCCACCTTGCTCCAGTTGCTGGCGTCCAGCTCGGCTAGCCGGCAGAACTGCCGCAGCGTCAGGCCGCACTTCTCCCGCAAATCCTTGACATAGGGACCGAAGGTCATGGGCGCCTCCCGGCATCGCGAGCTAATCGACGTGGTAAGTCTCTACCACGAGCGCCGTTTTGTCAAGCCTTTGCAGCGAGTTGGCCTTGACATAGGCCGGCGTATCTACATAATAGATACAGGAGATTAACTCATGCTTTCCAGAGTCCTCAAATGGGGCAACAGCCTGGCCGTCAGAATCCCCAAAACCATGGCCGATGAGATGAACGTGGCCGAGAATACGTCTATAGAGTTGAAAGTGAAAGAAGGCGCCTTGGAGATCAAGCCCACCGCGGTGCAATGGACGCTCTCGGCGCTCCTTGCCGGCGTTACCGAGGCCAACACGCACGAGGAATGGGAGACCGGGCCCGCCCAGGGACGGGAACTGTTGTGAAAGCCGCCGCGTACGTCCCGAGCCGCGGCGACTTGATCTGGATCTCCCTCAATCCCCAAGCCGGCCACGAGCAAGCCGGCCGCCGTCCCGCCGTCGTGCTGTCCCCCGCGTCCTACAACGCCGCCGTCGGCCTGGCCCTTCTCTGTCCCGTGACGAGCCGGATCAAAGGCTATCCCTGGGAGGTCGTCATCCCCGAAGGCCTGCCCGTCACCGGAGTCGCGCTCTCCGACCAGGTCAAATCGCTGGATTGGCGAATCCGTCGGGCCGAGAGAATCGCCCCCCTCCCGGCCTCAGTCACCGCCGAGATTCTCGGCAAGCTGGGAACGCTGCTCGCCGACTAGCGCGGCTCTCGCGCTTATCCTAGCCCGGAATTCACTTCGCTCCATGCTTCCTTAATAAATCGGCCATTTCCTTCTTGTTTTGAGAGACGGCCAGCGCCAGCGGCGAGAAGCCGAACTTATCCTTGGCATTGATATCCGCGCCTTTGGCGATCAGCAGCTCGGCTACGCCCGTGTCGCGATTATAGACGGCATAGATCATGGCCGTATTGCCGTCTTTGCTCTTGGCGCTTATATCGGCGCCTTTGGCAATCAACAGTTCGACCACTCCCTTTTCGCCGACTCGGACGCCCTCAAGCAGCGGCGTCAGGCCGTTATTATCCTTGGCGTTTACATCGGCGCCATGGGCGATCAACCGCTCAGCGATATCCGTTGCGCCATTCCCGGCGGCAAAGTGCAGCGGCGTGCAACCGTCCTTATTCTTGGCCTTGATGTTCGCGCCTTTGGCGATCAGCAGCCCGGCGATTTCCTTATCGTTCGCGACAAAGAGAGGGGTAACTCCGTTATTATTCCCGGCCTCAATGTCGGCCCCTTTGGCGATCAGCAGCTCGACTACATCTTGGCAGCCTCTATCGGCCGCCTGATGCAGCGGCGTATCGCCGTCCTTGTTCCTAGCGTTGATATCGGCGCCTTTGGCGATCAACAGCCCGGCCATTTCCCTTTGCCCCTGAAAGGCGGTCCGATCCAGCGGCGTTTGGCCGTCTGCGTCTTTGGCGTTGATGTCAGCGCCTTTAGAGATCAGCCACTCGGCCATGCCCATGCGGTTGATGACGACGGCATGATAAAGCGGCGTTCGGCCTTCGGCGTCCTTGGCCTCGATGTCCGCGCCTTTGGCGAGGAGCAGCTTGGCCACTTCCATTCTGTTAAAACCAACGGCCAGGGCCAGCGGCGTATAGCCTTCGTTGTGCCTGGCATTCACATCGGCGCCTCTGGCGATCAGCATCGCAGCCGCGTCCACGTAGCCCGCTTCGGCGGCGACGTGCAGGGCCGTCGAGCCGTTTTCATCCTTGGCCTTCACGTCCACGCTGCTGTAAAACCTGGCTTCCAGCTTCTTGATCAGGCTCACAACCGTTTCGGCGTCATTCGCCTCCGGAGCCTGCCGGAGATATTCCTTGAGGCTGTAGACCGCATTGCCGTATTGTTCGGCTTTCTCCTGCGCCTTTCCGAGATGGTAATAGATAATGGGCCAGTAAACTGAGAGATCGGCCGCTTGCTGGAACTCCTTGATGGCCGATAGATATTCTTCGTGCGTTTTGGCCGTCTTCATGACGGCCGTGCCGCGGTCGAAATGCCGCTTGGCCTCCTCGGGGACGTCCTGCCCGAAGGCGGATGAGATTCCCGCCGCCAGAATGAAGATGGCCGCGAGCCAAACAACGGTTTTATTCATATCTCACTTCGCTTCACGCTTCATTTAGATCGCCTGACCACCGGGTCGGTGAGGGACAGATAACACGGCGAACTCCCCCTTTGTCCCGAGTTTACTCCAAAGATTGATTGCAAACAAAGAGCCAGGCGCGGCCCGTTCGAGCATCGGCCACCGGCAACACCGGGCCTTGGCGAGCCTTTCCGCCATAGTTTTCCGTCCAAGTTCGCGATATTATGGCTTCATGGCCAACGAAGCGCCGATCCCCGATTATCCCCGCCTCGTCCGCGCCGTGCTCGACGGCTACACCCTGCCCCCGTGGGGCGCACACGGCTTGTCCCATTGGGCCCGGGTCTGGGAGATCGGCCTGCGCCTGGCCGAGACGACGGGCGCCGATCCGACCATCGTCCGCCTTTTCGCGATCTTCCACGACTCCAAGCGCCTGAACGAAAACCAGGATCCCAGGCACGGCGCGCGCGGTGCGCTTTTTGCCGCCTCCCTGCGCGGGCCCGGCTTGGATCTGGCCGACCAGGACTTCGTCCGTCTCTCGATCGCCTGCGAGTATCACACCCATCGGAAATTCCACCCCGATCCGACCATTCAGACCTGCTGGGACGCAGACCGGCTGGACCTGCCGCGCGTCGGCAAGCGGGTCAATCCCGACTTTATCGGGACCGCCGCCGCCAAGCAGCCCGACATCATCGCCTGGGCCGCCCGCCGCGGCATCGAAGATTTTGTTCCGGCCCTGATCAAAACGGATTGGGGAGTGGATTTCGGCCAAACCCATGCCGACAAATAAGTATTTGCTCATAGACGGCTACAACGTCCTCCACAAGATTCCCGAATTGGCGCCAAGCCTCCAAACCGGATTGGAGAACGCGAGATTAAAGCTCGCACTCTTAATCTCGGCCTGGAGGCCGAGTCATCCATCCACCGAATGTGTCATCATTTTCGACGGCAGCCTCCAATTCTCGGGCACTCGCGACCAGCGTTTGGCCGGTATCCGGTGCATCTTCTCGCAGGCAGCCCATGGCGCCGACGACGAGATCATCCGATTCGTCAAGGAAGTCAGATCGAAAAATCACGAAATCGTAGTCGTCTCTAATGACAACAAGGTCGGGAACAATTGTCGGGCCCACGGGGCCTCCGTCCAGCCGGCAAGCTACCTTCAGACTTCGAAGACAGGCCATCCCAAGGCCGGCGCAAAAACCTCATTGGGGTCCAAGGGAATCGACAGAAAGACGGCGGCCGAAATCGACAGAGAATTAAAGAAAAAATTCGGCCTGTAATCCCACCTCGTATTCCATATTTA
This genomic interval carries:
- a CDS encoding M28 family peptidase; this encodes MTRLRAPSRSPFHGIPALWLAMVAALAAFGWAGQALPPAAPAKPGAAAASQSRPPAMTRTGQAIKTPLPQEILTLLANEVSGQMAFNNLMRLAGAPWVRDVKELKDTMSETLILHDLVRGYGIDTVKIEKYPPATPGATFDYPLEGELWTLEPEKRLLARIGADAALVSRGSKTCDVSGELIYVPALTPDEAKKIREAGSQDAYKGKLALVWGLTPDMTTALDAAGVVGVITFSAQDRYLDPDQVIYSGVSIDQSKNIKIGLAVSWRQWSELLEDVELNRKIVLRASAKVEKFPDRFEMIHAWIPGTEPDKKGVIFTSHLYEGYLKRGANDSMGGVATQLEILRALTDLVKSGALPQPRRTIHFLWPNEISGTNEFIKHNPDLAAKLSVNINMDMVGEALRKNNSLFTMGECPSFLPSFYDGLADSVLNYVWRMNDIVYLNDGPRSRYRGQNFPVPMWEKNGSRDAFRYFIHKATGGSDHVCFIVPAVGVPAIEFFTWPDQWYHTDTDTPDKADPTEMKRVAFIGAATGWAAAALPDAWAPDLADAASQYGYKRTAERDLPRAFAKLDAATGPTLAADTARSLNLVRFAVRREIGAIRSIDEIATGSPAAAAAVAARVKQWELYGEGLKSQVLGYAAVRAKALGVAAPREPKISLDRAARLVPSIAPAVRGKELSLARFEPYVKYMKEHPDALKGVTLHPQAPAMLLNFVNGRNSIADIAADAAAELDIDIPLGAATAYLQLLAAAGYIKI
- a CDS encoding outer membrane beta-barrel protein, whose protein sequence is MKKVLRAVLFLAVAAALVAVPAQAQMKLDFSLFGGYGFNMSFASTVTTTSAFSSGTAGYWDAWQPFFHDPVLELKAGPSFGGRVTLWFTPMIGFEGSFEYSLAKPRFNEVNVADLEAQMDDIGYTSYFTITPEGGHLMKFYGNIIFNLMPSAQFSPYLTAGIGSTSYTIEPAINITHSGYSELMNLSYDNASALTFNGGAGFNYWFSPMIGLRVDARMFFASPKFLQNYDYKIFGSVDWPTDNYVTQSGSHMDAVITVGLVIRVM
- a CDS encoding DUF1697 domain-containing protein, with product MTRYVAFLRAVNVGGHATLKMESLRRAFMALGFENVRTLLASGNVVFEAGEPAAAGEAMTARIEGHLRDKLGLGTMVMLRTRREIEKLVQRDPFGDEASGRAIEYYVAFLARKPKAGYDLPIVSAKDGLELFSVEGREAFLIRRRVIGRYGSPNDLIEAKLGVAATFRNWNTVLKIGGHHT
- a CDS encoding S1-like domain-containing RNA-binding protein; the encoded protein is MADIGKLNTLKIAKAVDFGIYLDGGVLGEILLPKRYIPAGAKVGDRIEVFLYFDSDDRLIATTEKPLAMVGDFAYLKVKAVNAVGAFLDWGLSKDLLVPFREQHRPQMREGHGYCVFLYLDAASRRIAASAKLSKFLNTLPVPFVVGQEVGLLIYEKTELGYKAIVENSHSGVLYKNEVFRDLALGQRIRGYIHKIREDGKIDLRLDKPGYGKVGYLTEAILKQIADHGGFLEVTDRSSPAEIAALFGASKKAFKMAVGALYKQRLITIEANGLRLV
- a CDS encoding penicillin-binding transpeptidase domain-containing protein; protein product: MKKRACFAIAAIISIFTCGLLAAPQTKPISLPADLSPTIGPLFAGIDGAFVIYDLQAGQYARYNAKRCAERLPPFSSFKIVNSLIALETGVAKDADLLIPFDPAKYPEKDEWIKNGFTEWLRDHTLRSAFKNSVVWYFRELARRIGLERMTSFMGKIGYGNGDISDGLDVFWLTGSLKISADEQANFLARLLRGELAFSRRTVDIVKGIMIKETGDGKSLGVKTGGGFLGEKAFGWYVGFVEKDGRAYTFALNMDGKTFDEVRAKRGVLAAEILGRLGIL
- a CDS encoding helix-turn-helix transcriptional regulator, coding for MTFGPYVKDLREKCGLTLRQFCRLAELDASNWSKVERGILPPPKTRQQINDVASVLAVPKDSEAYKTMLDLAAISHMPTELLANDRVAENISIFLRTARNKKPKAGEVAELLKLFRQK
- a CDS encoding AbrB/MazE/SpoVT family DNA-binding domain-containing protein, with product MLSRVLKWGNSLAVRIPKTMADEMNVAENTSIELKVKEGALEIKPTAVQWTLSALLAGVTEANTHEEWETGPAQGRELL
- the mazF gene encoding endoribonuclease MazF, encoding MGDRARPGTGTVVKAAAYVPSRGDLIWISLNPQAGHEQAGRRPAVVLSPASYNAAVGLALLCPVTSRIKGYPWEVVIPEGLPVTGVALSDQVKSLDWRIRRAERIAPLPASVTAEILGKLGTLLAD
- a CDS encoding ankyrin repeat domain-containing protein encodes the protein MNKTVVWLAAIFILAAGISSAFGQDVPEEAKRHFDRGTAVMKTAKTHEEYLSAIKEFQQAADLSVYWPIIYYHLGKAQEKAEQYGNAVYSLKEYLRQAPEANDAETVVSLIKKLEARFYSSVDVKAKDENGSTALHVAAEAGYVDAAAMLIARGADVNARHNEGYTPLALAVGFNRMEVAKLLLAKGADIEAKDAEGRTPLYHAVVINRMGMAEWLISKGADINAKDADGQTPLDRTAFQGQREMAGLLIAKGADINARNKDGDTPLHQAADRGCQDVVELLIAKGADIEAGNNNGVTPLFVANDKEIAGLLIAKGANIKAKNKDGCTPLHFAAGNGATDIAERLIAHGADVNAKDNNGLTPLLEGVRVGEKGVVELLIAKGADISAKSKDGNTAMIYAVYNRDTGVAELLIAKGADINAKDKFGFSPLALAVSQNKKEMADLLRKHGAK